Genomic segment of Meles meles chromosome 17, mMelMel3.1 paternal haplotype, whole genome shotgun sequence:
CGTCCCATTCTACCCTCACCGTAGAGGTACCTTCTTCCCAGCCTCCCCACATTCCATGGTTCCCTGACCCTCTCTTcaacagtgattctcaaccagGAGGGATTTTTGCCCGCTTCCCCACCAGGGGAgctttggcaatgtctggagatatttctGGTTGTCACAACTTGGGGTTGCTACTGACATCTAATGCAAAGAGGCCGGGAGAACTCCTAAACAAACCACAGCAGGTGGAACAGCCTTGACAACAAAGAAAGATCCCACCCAACATGTCAACAGTGCCCACATTGAGAAGCCAGTTTTCCAATGAATCAGCTGCAGTATCCCTGACACGTGataccacttttatttattttttttaaatatttatttagtttagaaagagagagggagtgagagcacaggaaggagaggcagggggagagggagaaagaatctgaagcagactcctcgctgagcatggatcccaatgcaggtcttgatctcacctgagaccacgaccctgagatcacaacctgagctgaaaccaagagttagaagcttaaccaactgcatcacccaggtgcccccaaatgacactacttttaaacaatttttcagAAGCAGAAGGTGTCAAAAGTATGTAAGGGGGAAATGGAATTATCACATAGCAGGCAGATCGAAAAATTATTTTAGCCACAAAAGGTAAAACCACTAGCTCAGTGAGTAAATTGTGGCATGcataaaatgtatctaaaaaaatgtctataaagaacagaaattatgAGTGTGAACTTTTAAGGAATTTCTACTAGGATTTCTTCTAACTTCATGATTCTTTACATTTGAATTATGGTGTTTTGTCAAATATAAGGTTTTGCTTAGGATTTGTAATAGAAAGATGATCTGAGTCCTTGAAGAGACTGTccatactttaaaaatctttttttaaatttttttaattttattaaatttattgttcatttgagcatactttaaatatctatgaattttttaaatcctcTCCACTCAGGATTTTGCCCCTACCACTCTACCAAAAAAGCTCTTGTCAAGATTTCTAATGACCTCCTGGTtgcaaattttgaaatttatcaGCATGTAAAACCATGAGGTTTTCAAGGACTGAGTCCTGGATCATTTCAATATGAAGAGTCTAAGTAGATGAAGGGGAGCCAGCAAAGGTGAGCAAAAAACAGCAGACATAGAGATCGGAGGGAAAGCAAGTGAGTGTGACCTGACGGAATTACTTTCAGACCTTTTAACTGTTTCTTCTGATGTTTCTTTGTCCATATTTCCAAATACTATACATATACTACCATTGTTTGATTAGCTTTATATACAATTCCATGCCATGACAGCTAAGGTGTTAACCCTTTCATGCTTCTCCGCAAATAGACAGACACCTATCCTTTCATTCTTCCAATGTAGTTTTCGCCACGATTACATTCTGATGTTTAGGTGAAGTATTCACTGCTGAACAAGTCATTGGCAGGCAGTCCTCCAAGGCATTTCTATATAACTtggactctcttttcttttcttttcttttttttaaagattttatttatttatttggcagacagaggtcacaagtaggcagagaggcaggcagagagagagagggagaagcaggctccccgccaaggagagagcccgatgcggggttcgatcccaggaccctgggagcatgacctgagccgaaagcagaggctttaacccacccagccacccaggcgccccttggactCTCTTTTCAAGGACATTTGTATAGCAAATAGCCTTAGAAGTTAGAGCTAGTGTCTTCTGCCACAACAGAGGGCAGATTTAGAGACATAGTACTCCAGAGACACTGCAGAATAATAaggtctcctttccctcctcaaaGAAGATGTTTCCTAAACCAGGATAATACAGATAATGTCTCCCAGAGGGGTGAAGGTTGGGTTCACTAGCAGTCCCTTCATAAGACTGAGAACTTCTACAGTTTAGCATTTCTCAGCTGTGACATAAATCTGCTGTTTTTCCCAGGAAGAACTTGGGGCAGGTTATTGCATCATGAAGTCCGGGCTACTTACTGTGTCATGGGAAATAAcagtttctttgtttccttagCAACTGGCATTATGGCAGTGTGGCAAGACAACCTAGCAGCTACGCTGTGCTTAGGGATTGCCCGATTGTTTGATTTCACTGTAGCAATCTgtgattatattttctttcacGTATAATTTTTCCTTGGAGCTAGTGGTTATCTCTTTTATTATTTGCACTATTGTAGGCACTCGGGATGCAGCAGTAAGCAGACCAAGATGGCTACCCTTGTGGGGCACACagattttttaatacattttgaaaatcaaCCTAAGAGATTTCCTGAATGACTGGTTGTAGGGTTTGAGAAAACAGTCAGAGTAACTCCACAAAGTTTTTGACCAAATCACTAGAAAGATGGAGCTGCTTTCCACTGAAATAGGAAAgaagtttttatttgtcttttaaggGAATTTGGTAATTTTCTCATCAGGGCCTTGCCCCtccttcattatatttattcctacatagtttctattttctgttgatattaatatattaaactCTTACTATAATATTTATACTTCATAGTTATCAATTATAACATAATGgacttttgaaagatttatttatttgagagagacagcatgagtagcgggtgggcagagggagaaggaaagagacaagcagactccccactgagctgggagatccatatggggctcagtcttatGACCCATGAcgtcatgacccatgagatcatgacctgagtggaaatcaagagtccaatgattaaccaactgagccacccagatgtctcttgactttttagtattttagtttAATCTTGTATCCAGAAATCATCTTGAATTTTCTTGTTATTAATAATAGCTCATTGATTCTCTTGAATTCTCTATGCAGAGGAACACTCTATGCCAATAATGACTGTTTTGAACATTTGGttcttatttctcatttatttttcttatcttgcTGCATTGGCTAGAACAGAGATTGGCAAACTATAGCCTGCATGTGAAATATTTCCTactacctgtttttgtaaataaagtttaagTGGAACACAgtcaatttcattcattcatgtgttaCCTGTGACTGCTTTTATGCTATAACAGCACAGTAGAATAATTGCAACACAGACTATATGTCCTTAAATATTCGTTATTCAACCcaaacagaaaaagtttgccaatgCTTGGGCTAGGATTTCCAATATcaatattaaataataacattGATTGCAGATACTCTAGCTTTGTTCCTGATTAATAGAAATGTATCTAAAATATGATATTTGCAATACAGTATTGATGTATGATCTTTACCAAGTTAAGGAAGTTCTCATCTATTCCTAGATTCCTAAGAATTAtatggttgaatttttttttaagattttatttatttatttgacagaaattacaagtagacagagaggcaggcagagagagagggggaagcaggctccccgctgagcagagagtccaatgcagggctcaatcccaggaccctgggatcacgacctgagccaaaggcagaggcctaactcactgagccacccaggcaccctagggttgaattttattaaatgttttttcagcaactaatgagatgatcatgtgatcaTTCTCCATGAATCTGTTAATGCAGAGAATTTTATATAgatatttcctttcttaaaattcaTGAGATAAAGCTAACATGATTAtggtttattgttttttgtttttttaaataattgttggggtttgggtggtttagttggttaagggtctgacttctgctcaggtcatgatctcagggtcctgggatcaggccccatgttgggctccctgctcagtggggagtctgctgttCCTTTCTCCTGTCTCTCCCCCAGCTTccgatctcttttttttttctctcgaataaataaataaacctttacaaaataacaataacaattgttggagggctgcctgggtggcccagtcagttaagcgtctgcatcttggttttggctcaagtcatgatctcagggtggtgaaatcaggctctgtgttcagcatggagtctagttgagattctctctccctctccctctggccctcctactcatgctttctctctctgtgtgtctctctcaaataaatgaataaatctttaaaatttaaaaaaaaattgtaattgttgtatagggttgcctgggtggctcaggctgagtcattcgagcatccgactcttggttttggctcaggtcatgatctcaaggttgtgggatcgagccccgcatcggctctccaCATCAAGTTCCACACTTggtgctgagtctgcttgagattctctccctctgccccccccccactcactctctgtctctcaccccatctctcacaaataaatgaatggataaataaataaataaataaatgtttggtataatttgctaacattttattgATTACTTTTACACTTATGTTCATAGAGATTGAACAAAAATTTTCCTGGACTAGAGGTTTCTACCCAGACAGAGCTCCCTGATAACAACTACTCATCTTCCTGCTGATCAGTAGGACCTCCTGTGACTTATTATGATTCACCTGGGAATATCTATAGACTTAGGCATCACTGTGCTTTTTAGATACTGGACCTCAAATACCTTCTACAAGTAAGTTATTAGGAGTATAGCCTTGTTTTGTCAGTAAATAAATttgtaagagggaaaaaaaaaaaggtgagagagagaaagagagatggaggagAAATCTATGCCTTCAAAAATACctaagagaggggcacctgggtggctcagcgggttaaagcctctgccttcagctcaggtcatgatcccaggatcctgggatcgagccccgcatcaggctctctgcttagctgggagcctgcttcctcctctctctctctctctctctctgcctgccactctgcctacctgtaatctctatctgtcaaataaataaatctttaaaataaataaataaataaaaataaaaataaaaatacctaagagagatggggcgcctgggtggctcaggggttgggcctctgccttcagctcaggtcatgatcttgggttcctgggatcgagccctgcattggactctctgctcagcagggagcctgctttccccctttctctctgcctatctctctgcctacttgtgatctctctctgtcaaataaataaataaaatctttaaaaaaaaatacctatgaGATGTAAACATATCTCAGTGTGAAGACCTTATTTGGATTCTGATTCaaacaacacattttaaaaacgtAAACCAGACAGAGACAGTACAGGAAGTAAAAAACTACAGAGCACTATCTCTCATGAATATGGTTttaaaattatcaacaaaatattaatcaaatacaataatacataaaaagaacAGTGCACCAGAACCAAGAGGGGCTTATCCTTGGAAAGCAACACTGGTTCAacattaacaacaaaaaacccaacataATCCACTGTATTATAATGTAAAGATGATCATATCAATTGATATAGAATAAAACATTTGGCAAAGTTCAGCATCTATGCAAgataaaaactcttagaaaactaggaatagaagggagcTTCCTCAGCCTCATAAAGGGCAGCTACAAAACAAACACCTACACCTACCACCACACTTAATGGTGACTGAGTACTTTCTTCCTAAGATCGGGGACAAGGCAGTACTATACTGGAAGTACTAGTCTGTGCGataaggcaaggaaaagaaaaggcatatagactgaaaggaagaaacaaaactatctctattcacagatgacatgattgtatAGAAAATTCCAAGAAATTTACCAAGTCCAAGAAATtttgctctaaaaacaaaacaaaacaaaacccttagAACTAGTGAATGAGTTAAGCAAGATCACAGGATACAAGGTCAACACATAGAAATCAATCTATTTCTATCTAATAATGTAAATTATTAGTAAATTACtagaaaattagaaatcaaaattttaagaagCAATGGCATTTAAAATAGCACCCTTCTATTATGGCCTGAATTGTGTCACCAGCCCCCTcgaaattcatatattgaaatcctagCCTCTAGCCTCAGAATGTAATTGTATTTGAAGAtagtctttatctttttttatttttcttattattaacatattattttatatataaaatacaaaataaataatgtattatttgtttcagggtataggtctgtgattgatcagtcttacacaatacataGTGCTCACCATAACACACACCCTCTCCAATatccatcacctagccacccctcccaccccctccactccagcaaccctcagtttatctcctgagactaagagtctcttatggagaTAAAGACTTTAAAGGGGTCAGTAGGGTGGGACCTAATCCAATACCACTAGTGGTTTCGTAAGGAGAGGAGATTAGGGAACAAACACACAGAGATAAGACCttgggaaggggtgcctgggtggctcagtgggttaaagcctctgccttcgctcaggtcaaggtctcagggtcctgggattgagccccacgtcaggatctctgctcagcagggagcctgctttccttcctctctctctgccttcctctctgcttacttgtgatctctgtctgtcaaataaataaataaataaaaccttttttttaaaaaaaagaccttggGAAAATACCGGAAGATGTGTATCTACCAGCCCACGTcagagacctcagaagaaaccaagggCAAATGTCAGCCTGGTTGGGAAACTGTATAGGAGAAAGAATGGCCATCTTGGCATCCGGGGGCTCTCAGAGTCTATTTCTGACTCCTCTTGTCCCATTTTGTTGCCAGCAGAGCTCAGTTCTAAAACCCTATCAGTGCTATCTTCTGAGCCATGATAGCAGCTGACACCTGTCAAGTATTTTGCTCTAACAGGTAGTACACTAGGCACATTACATATCTCATTCAAGCCTCACAACAACCTTTATGGACTAGACAGATGGTAGTATATATCCATTTATAGACAAGGAAtgccagagaagttaagtaaggTCACAGAGCCCGGACGTGCTAGAGGCTAGATTCTTATCCAGTACAGTCAGCCTCCAAATCCCAAGACTTTCACTCTGAGGATAGGAGAACCCCGATCAGGACAAGCTGGATTTGGACCCAAAGGAAGCTACTGAGCGGCCCAGATGGCCTGGCGCTTATAAGCATAACCAGTTAAGGGTGACCGGGAAATGAAGTTGCAATGCCACACTGTTCATTCCTGAAAGAACCCCCACCAGACTGTGCAATTCTGTTGCAATTCATTCTGTTGGAATACTAAGGTAATTAACTTCAGCCTTTCCTTCTCGACTGTGGGCCCATCTCTGGCTCAATGCCAGACAGCTTTCTGTTTAGTTTCCGCAGACTCAGTTTTTCCAATCCTCCCCACCCTTGGTATGGTTCTACATTTGACGGGCCTCCCATCTTGCTCGGGAAGAGTGGATCGAAGTGGCAGGGACGGAAGGctagggaggggaaggaggaatggagcTGCGGCCTTAAAAAATCTTGGATTAATCCATGCCCCGCGGCCCCGAGTCTGGGAGCACAGGGGTGGAGCGCAGAGCCACTCCGCCCGCCCGAACGCCCCGCCCCCACCGGGCCCCGCCTCCTGCCCGCCCCGTGGCGCATTGTGGGATCTGTCCGCGGGCCTGGCGGTGGAGGACGCGGTTCGCGGAAATGGGCTTCCAACCGGTGAGACCCTTGCTCGGTGCCCTGCACCAGGGGACTCCGCCCCATCTGGTGCTGGGAGCTCCGCTCCGGACCAGGGGCTCTCGCCACCGACCCCGCCCTATAGAGCGGTGCACCTGCCCAGGATGCCGGGGTCCCGGTACCGCACAGTCGGGCTCGGGACCCTGCTAAGGTTACCTTTCTGGCCCTGACAGGCTCCCGCGCTAGAGCTCGGGATCGCTATCCCTGGGGCGGCTGGTCGTACGGGGCAATCATCACCCACTCCCCGGCTCTTCCCCAGCGTGATGGTCACGCTGCCTCCTCTACCCACAGAGCCCAGTCCTGCTGGCCtccctgggggtggggctgcTGACTCTGCTgggcctggctctgggctccTACTTGGTTCGGAGGTCCCGCCGGCCAAAAGTCACTCTCTTGGATCCCAATGAGAAGTACCTGCTGCGACTTCTAGACAAGACGGTAAGTTGTGAAGGAAggagcctgggtgggggaggacCGTCCACTGTGGTTGGGATGCCCCAGGGGACTTCGCAGCACCAGACCTGCCTGATGAAACTTGTGTGTCATGCATCCCCTCCAGACTGTGAGCCACAACACCAAGAGGTTCCGCTTTGCCCTGCCCACCGCCCACCACATTCTGGGGCTGCCTGTGGGTAAGGAAAGTGTGGAGTGGGCTCCTTTCCCTGGTATCCTAACAGGGTAATTCCCGTTCCCCATCCAGTTCTGCATCCATCAGGTACCACTGACCCTTGGACCACTCCAGGGTGTGGCTTCTGTGCGCCCAGACACCCTTCACACACCAGTTATTCCTCATCCCTGCAGGATTTGTTTATACCTCCCCCTGAGCAAACACTAATTTTTTTCTCACTGCCCAGACTCTCAGTTCACCTGCCCTTCCTGGCAGTAATTGATGAGTTTCTCCAATGGGGGGGGGCTTATGAGGGATACTACTGGTGGCCCAAAGGGTCACCTCATGCCTGGTAGCTCATTGGAACCATGCTAGGAAGCAAGACATCCTTATTCTCTCGAAAGCCCTTAAGTATTTCGAAAGATAACAGGAATGCCGCTCATCTACAAGCAGCCTTTATGTAGCTCCCCACGTGGTCCCCAGGCAAACATGTCTACCTGTCTGCGCGGATCGATGGCGGCCTGGTCATCAGGCCATACACTCCCGTCACCAGTGACGAGGATCAAGGCTACGTGGATCTTGTCATCAAGGtaagggggtgggaaggagccccaGGAGCTCCttatccttctctctctggcaTTTGTAAACTTTCAGGAGTTGTTTGATAGCAGGAGACATGTGTCCTTTGGGCATATGATGAAAGTATGTGGACTGGGGAAGATAGCATGTGCGTAATTCCTGCCCCAGCTTCAGGGAGGATTCTCCAGCAGGCGGCTCAGAAGTCAGTGACATTCCAAATAAAGTGTGTTCCATCCTGTTTTAccaggtctacatgaagggtgTGCACCCCAAATTTCCTGAGGGAGGGAAGATGTCTCAGTACCTGAATAGCCTGAAGATTGGGGATGTGGTGGAATTTCGAGGGCCAAGTGGGTTGCTTACTTACACTGGAAAAGGTAATGGTCTCTCTCCTCCCTAAGCCTGTCTCCCGCTTCTCCAGTGCCCATAGTCCTCTTGGCGCTGTGTGGCTGTGCGCATGCGTGTATGTGCGCCCATGGGGAAGGCCCAGAGCCGCCCTTCCTTTAAACACAGCACTGATATGATAGGCATATTTCTCAGCTCCATTTGCCCCAGGGATCGGTTCCCTAGCCACTCGAATTCACCAGCCATGACTGCTGTGGAGATGCCTAAAGCAAACCCATGTCTCTATTTCCCGCCCTCAAGAGATTCGCTTCTCGGGCTGAGCAGTTCAGATAGCTGGAGATAGCTTTTTTTCATCCCTGCCCATGGGAACAGCTGTGTGCATTAGCAAGCCTCCAGAGCTGCTCTGtgccacttgggaaaacagaTTCCCACCTGGCCCCATGCCTGTCGCCCTACCAGGGAGCGACCCTCTGCCAGAAGCAGCTAATGACTCACTGTGTGGCCCTAAACTGACTGGGACTTAATAATATGGGACAGATAGTCCTGGCCCCATTGTCCCTCAAGTATATTATTGTCAGGGCTGCTCAGATCAAACCTCCACCCACCCAAGCTGCGGGATCCAATTTCGTAGCAGCTGCTGAACTGGCCTGGGACATGTTTTcagttgtgtttgttttcttatttcccggtattgtctttttttcttccactctCTCTTCACTTGACTTTTCAGGGAGTTTTAGCATTCAGCCAAACAAAAAGTCTCCACCGGAACCCCAAGTGGTGAAGAAACTGGGGATGATTGCCGGCGGAACAGGTGACTGTCACTTGAGGGGCTGTTCTCTTCCACCATTGTTAATTGTTGCCATAACACCCAGGTGACTCTTAGAAGGTTTGATAATCATAGCCAAGATGTTAATCAGGGGATTCCTGGCAGTGCCTAGAACTCCCCagtatcagaaaaacaaaatcataatcaggtataaagcaaaaaatagtaataataataattaacaaatagaatgagagaaataaatcatGTGGCTCTCCCAAGATCTCCAGTTGAATGAATCTAATAATCTTTAGGTGAGAATGGAGAAGCAGCTAGAAATAGGGAagttgagaaggaagaaaatgaacaaacactGGACATTTCTCAATATTAGACATGATGCCTGTCACTTTATATGTGTGTCTATGAAGTAGATATTAGTCTTCCCCGTTTACAGATGAAAACAatggaggttcagagaggttgaaTGATCTCCATAGGGCTAAATAATAATGGGCAGGAGCAGGATTAGTACCTAGCTCTGTCCAGTTCCAAAGCACATGCTCTCCACCCACAAGCCCGGTGTTCCCGAACATTCATCATTGAATCAGTAGGTACTCAGAGTTATCTGTGGCATTGGAGTCCTAGCCTCTAATAGATTTTCAGAGGAAGAGTCTGAGTTGGGTTCCTTAGTAGGATTTTAACAGTATAATCTTATGTGAATAGTGAGCATGACCACAGTTCACCTACCGGGTACAAAGTTGAGTGTGGGGTCAAGGGCATCTCTGTCCCGGAAGGTCAGTGCTGCAGGACACACAGGAAGACAGAGGATTCGGGTACTAAAGGAGGATGGAGCGGAGTGGTGAAGgaatagaatgaaaatgaaaggttgggggcacctgggtggctcagtgggttaaagcctctgccttcggctcgggtcatgatcccagggtcccgggatcgagccccacatcaggctctctgctccgcagggagcctgcttcctcctctctctctgcctgcctctctgcctagttgtgatttctctctgtcaaataaataaaatattaaaaaaaagaaaaaaaaaaaagaaaatgaaaggttgATCAGCTAAGGTGTGGGGACAGGGGAAGGGCTGCGGCCATCTCATCTCATCGTGGGCTGTCTGTCGGCAGGAATCACCCCCATGCTACAGCTGATCCGGGCCATCCTGAAAGACCCTGATGATCCAACCCAATGCTGTCTGCTTTTTGCCAACCAGGTTGGTTTACTCTTGTCAGGCCTCAGTCTTCTAAGTTACGGTAGAGGCTGAGAGGTGTGACCTGGGCAGGCACAGCCGGTCCAGTGCCAATTGTGGCCTCTGCCCAAGGGCCCCCGTTCAAGGGAGAGGACCCTCTCCTGCCACAAGGAGGACAGAGCACTGAGCCAAACTCCTTCCCTAGCCCccaagggaaaatgaaaagaaaatgtataaagaattagTTCTAAGTGTAGAAAGCTGCTTCTTGAATTTCCTTTgttaaatattccatttttattcctgTGTAAATGAGGGCtactcccctctccttcccctcatgCTACCTCTCTAAACGCCTTGCTTCTTCCCTAGAACTTCAGCTTTTTGTTTTCATCCTGGTTGAAAAGTTGTTATAGCAAAGGACTTCTTTTACACATGCCTAAGGTGGTTCCTAAAGTCTTGGCTTCCCCTTTCAGACTGAAAAGGACATAATCTTGCGGGAGGACCTGGAGGAGCTGCAGGCCCGATATCCCAATCGCTTTAAGCTGTGGTTTACCCTGGATCACCCCCCAGAAGGTACCTGCCCCATTTCTGGACATCCCCCAAATCAGGGCCTTCTCCCCCTGGGGATTTCAGTTAAACCAACCCTGCCTGACATCACCAGACTCCCAAGTGTGAGTGCACAGACTTAGTGCCTCTGCTGAGCCCTTTTTTTCGGGTTCCTGTTTCCGGGGGGTAGCGGCAGGGATGGCTGTGAACCTGAAGCAGGCTCGGCGTACCCACCTAGCTACTGCTACAACTTGATCCCTTCTCAAGAGGTTTTACCCAGGactcacccctccccaccctaaGGCCCCCGATCCCCTTGCCAGCCTGAGTCTGTAGTGTCTGCCCTCTTCTTGCCTTTGTATTTCAGGTTGGGCCTACAGCAAGGGCTTTGTGACAGCGGACATGATCCAGGAGCATCTGCCCGCCCCAGGGGACGACGTGCTACTGCTGCTCTGTGGGCCACCCCCGATGGTGCAGCTGGCCTGCCATCCCAACCTGGACAAACTGGGCTACTCCCAAAAGATGCGATTCACCTACTGAGCATCCTGCTCTCCATGGTGCTGTTTCCCTGGTCCCGTTCCCTGCAGTTGTCCTCAGTCAGTACTCAAATGCTCTAAGTCCCAGATTGCTTTCCTGACAGTATCAGCCTTCTTATCTTACTCTGCAGCAGAAATCTGGATGCTACCTGCGGGAACAACATCCTTGTAGCCATGGAGGAGGGCCAGGGCTGCGTAGTTCCCTGGAAGGCCCCCCAGATCTCCCTGTGATAGAAGGTCCGGGTCAGGCCCACAGAGCAGTTTCTTCCACGggtcagaaagaaggaaacatgTGCATTCGTCCCAAGACTAGCTAGTTCCTTGATAGCATCACACTGGGTGTCTGTGATGAAAGGAACAATCTGTGTCACGGGTTTTACTTAATATTTGGTGCtgaacccaagcagattctgcacgTGTGAGTGCAAGTTGAGCGGCCTTACATAGTCTCATAGCGATTgcaggaaaggaggaaatgatTTCTTTAGACCTCAGAAAAGGGAATCTGAaataatgtatgtgtgtgtctgtctctccctgcccctgcccaggcTGGAAGGAGATGGCTACCCACAGTCTAAGGCAGCTGCTTGTGGCAGAAACCTCTGGCTATGCAAATAAATGGGGCTCAGGCCCCTGTGTTATACCTAAGGGGTTGTTGTG
This window contains:
- the LOC123928424 gene encoding NADH-cytochrome b5 reductase 1; the encoded protein is MGFQPSPVLLASLGVGLLTLLGLALGSYLVRRSRRPKVTLLDPNEKYLLRLLDKTTVSHNTKRFRFALPTAHHILGLPVGKHVYLSARIDGGLVIRPYTPVTSDEDQGYVDLVIKVYMKGVHPKFPEGGKMSQYLNSLKIGDVVEFRGPSGLLTYTGKGSFSIQPNKKSPPEPQVVKKLGMIAGGTGITPMLQLIRAILKDPDDPTQCCLLFANQTEKDIILREDLEELQARYPNRFKLWFTLDHPPEGWAYSKGFVTADMIQEHLPAPGDDVLLLLCGPPPMVQLACHPNLDKLGYSQKMRFTY